The following is a genomic window from Micromonospora cathayae.
ACCGGGCCAGCACCACGGCGAGCGTGATGGCGACGATGAGGGTGAGCAGCACCAGCAGCGACTCGATGACGGCCTGGCGGATGACCGCCGTCCGGGCCTGGTCGGTCTGGTTGAGCAACTGGTCCTGGAGCTGCCCCTCGGTCCAGCGCATCAGGTCGTTGACCGCGCCGATGGCGAACGTCGCGTCGTCCGCCCCGACCAGGGCCCGCTGTCCGACGGAGCGGCTGATGTCGGCCGCCACCCGGTCGGCGAGGACCACGGCGTCACCGGTGACGGTGCTGTCGACCAGCGCCTGCTGGGCGGGGTCGGCGGCGAGCGAGAAGGCGAGCAGGGCCTCCTGCTGGCTGGTCAGCGTGGCGACGAAGGAGGAGAACTGCTCCTGGTCGACCCGGTTCGTGGCGAGCGCGGTGAAGGCGACCGCCTCCTCCTCCGCCACCGCCGACTTGGCGCGGCTGAACGCGGCCACCGCCCGCCGGCTGTCGGCTAGCGCGCCGTCACCGGGAAGCTGGGCGAGCGCGTCACCGTAGCCGACCAGGTCGGTCAGGACGACGCCGTACCGCAGCACGACCGCGGAGACGGGCATCTGCCGGTCGCCACGGTTCAGCACCTCCTGACGGGTGGTGTTCAGGGTGGCCAGGTGGTCGTCGATGATCCGCAGCCGGTCCCGGACCGCCGCCGGCACCTCGCCGATCTCCCGGCGCTGCGCGGTGTACTGCGCGACCCGCTGGTCGGTCCGTCGCACGTGCAGGTTGTACGAGTCCGGCTTCGACGTCGGCACGGCCAGGTAGGTCGCCGCCGCCATCCGCTCCCGGTGCAGGTCCTGGGTGAGCGCGGAGATGTCGACCGACAGCGCGGTCAACGACCGGGCCTGGTTGGCCTCGTACGCGCCCTCGCCGACCGAGATGAGCCGTACCGTCGCCAGCGCGATGACCGCGGCGACCGGGACGACGAGGATCAGCGCGAGCTTGGACCGGATCCGCGCGTCGCGCAGCCGGGGGAGCCGGCGCCGTCGCTTGTCCTGGTTTGGCTGACCGCTCTCGGGCAGGGTCGTAGGTGCGGTGCTCACGACATCGCCTCCGTCGTTTCTTCCACGCTTGACCCGCCGACCCGCGCCTGGTGCAGCGGACAGCGCCGCGCGCGGCTCGGCCGCGATTTCATCAGAGAAGATCTGATTTGGGAAGCCACAGTGAGACAGGAAACGGTAGGACAGCACTCAACCGCTGAAGTGGTCAACGATTACCTTCATTTCCGCAAGGCCCTGATCAGGGCAGATGATCCACAGTGTTCGTCCGCTTCTGCTAAGTGAGCATTTGCAAACCTTGGGGACCGCCAACATGTGGGACGGCTATCCCGAAACACCTCGGCCATCCGCAGCTTGACCACGGGGGCCTGGCATTGGCAAGGTTTTGCAGGCTTCGCGCACACCGTACGGCAGACCCATCCCGTCTCTCCACCGAGGACGGTAATAGCGGGGATCGGGCAACGCCCACCCGCATCTGGAGGACCAAGTTGAGCCCCATCCGCTCCGTGACCACCGCGGCGCTCGCATCAGTCGTCCTGGCCACCACGCTCACCGGCTGCCAGCTCGGCGAGGAGCCCCAGGACACCAGCCCCATCGTGATCGGCGCCGACCTCGAACTCTCCGGCGCCCAGGCCCCCGTCGGCAAGGCGTACCAGCGCGCCCTGGAACTCAAGCGCGACCAGCTGAACGCCTCCGGCGCCCTGGGCGGCCGCAAGGTCGAGCTGCGGATCAAGGACAACCGCTCCGACGCCGCGGAGTCGCAGCGCAACATCGGTGACTTCGGCAACGACTCCTCGGTCAGCGCGATCATCATGGGCGGCTGCAACGAGTGCGCGGTCGCCTCCGTCCGCACCATCAACGAGAAGAAGGTGCCGACCATCGCCCTGGCCCCGTCGGGCGCGATCACCAACCCGGTCGCCGAGCGGCCGTACGTCTTCAAGCTGGCCCCGAACGCCGCCGACAGCGCCTCCGCCCTCGCCAGCGAGCTGGTCCGGCGGGGCGTCAAGAAGGCGGCCCTGCTGCACAGCGACGACGACTACGGGCGGGAGGGCCAGACCGCGCTGAGCGCCGAGTTCGCCAAGGCCAACATCAAACTCGTCGCGGCCCAGGCCGTCAAGGGCACCGACACCGACGTGAGCCAGCCGGTCCAGGCGCTGGTCGACCGCAAGCCCACCGCGATGGTCCTCTGGACGCCACCGGAGCAGGCGATGCTCGCCGCCACGGCAGCCACCGAGGCCAAGTTCAAGGGCTCGCTGTACTTCGACGCGGCGGCGGCCGGCGAACTCTTCCTCGGCTCCTCGGCCCGCTCGGCCGAGCAGGCCACCCTGGTCTTCACCCAGACCATGGTGATCGACGACGTGATCGCCACCACCCCCGCCAAGGCCGCCCGACGGCAGTGGTTCCGTGACTACACCGCCCGCTTCGGCGGGTACCACGGGTTCTCCTCGTTCGCCGCGGACGCCGTGCAGCTCATCGCGGACGCCGAGCTGCGGGCCGGCGGGGAGCCCGGCCGGGTCGACCGGGACGGTATCCGGGACATCCTGGAGACGTCCCAGATGGACGGCCTGTCCGGCCCGATCCGGATGACCCCGGACAACCACTCCGGGCTGATGCCCCAGGCGCTGACCACGCTGGTCGCCCAGGGTGGTCGCTGGCGGTTGGCCGGCTAGGTGGTGGGTGGGTGTGCCCCGCCCCCGCCCGGCTCCGGGCGGTCAGGCTTGATCCCTCCGCCGGGCGGGGGCGGGGCACACCTGGGGTCGAGCTGAGGGGTTGGACGGTCGACGGGGGGGGTTGCCGGTCGACGGGGGGGGTTGCCGGTCGACCGGGCCTCGCTGGGCGGTTCGGGGTGGGTCAGCGGCTGGATGTGGTGGCGCGGACCCAGGGCAGGGCCAGCCGTTCGGCCAGCACCAGCGCGAAGTAGAGCAGGATGCTCATCGCCGCGATCAGCACGATCGACGCCCAGGACGTCGAGTAGTCGCCGATGCCGTTGAACTGGAGGATCTGGTAGCCGAGGCCGCCCTCACCGGCCTGGAACTCCCCGATCACCGCGCCGATGGCGGCCAGCGGCATGGCCACCTTCAGCCCGACGAAGATCTGCGGCAGGGCCGCCGGGAAGCGCACCTTGCGGAACGCCTGCCACCAGGAGGCGTTCAGCGAACGGGCCAGCTCGGCCAGTTCGGCCGGGGTGGTGGTCAGCCCGGTCGCGGTGGACAGCACGATCGGGAAGAAGCAGAGCAGGAACACCATCGTGAGGATGGGCTTCTGCCCCCAGCCCAGGGAGACCACCAGCAGCGGCCCGAGCGCGATCTTCGGTACCGCGTTGACCGCCACCAGCAGCGGCGCGAACATCCGTTCCACCGGTCGGGAGGCGGCCAGCGCCAGCCCGATCAGGACGCCGGCCACGGTGGAGATCAGGAAGCCGACGACGGTGGACATCGTGGTCGTCGCGGCGGCCTCCAGGAGCAGGCTGCGGTGTTCGGCCAGCGCCCGGAGCACGTTCTGCGGCGGCGGCAGCGAGGCCGGATGGATGAGCTGGAACACCGAGGTGACCAGCCACCACACGGTGAGGGCCACCACGACGCCGAGCAGCGGCAGGCCGATGGTCGCCGACCCGGCGCCGAGACGGCGTGCGGCC
Proteins encoded in this region:
- a CDS encoding ABC transporter substrate-binding protein; protein product: MSPIRSVTTAALASVVLATTLTGCQLGEEPQDTSPIVIGADLELSGAQAPVGKAYQRALELKRDQLNASGALGGRKVELRIKDNRSDAAESQRNIGDFGNDSSVSAIIMGGCNECAVASVRTINEKKVPTIALAPSGAITNPVAERPYVFKLAPNAADSASALASELVRRGVKKAALLHSDDDYGREGQTALSAEFAKANIKLVAAQAVKGTDTDVSQPVQALVDRKPTAMVLWTPPEQAMLAATAATEAKFKGSLYFDAAAAGELFLGSSARSAEQATLVFTQTMVIDDVIATTPAKAARRQWFRDYTARFGGYHGFSSFAADAVQLIADAELRAGGEPGRVDRDGIRDILETSQMDGLSGPIRMTPDNHSGLMPQALTTLVAQGGRWRLAG
- a CDS encoding ABC transporter permease, giving the protein MTDLQERATEPATSKPVRGPTAARRLGAGSATIGLPLLGVVVALTVWWLVTSVFQLIHPASLPPPQNVLRALAEHRSLLLEAAATTTMSTVVGFLISTVAGVLIGLALAASRPVERMFAPLLVAVNAVPKIALGPLLVVSLGWGQKPILTMVFLLCFFPIVLSTATGLTTTPAELAELARSLNASWWQAFRKVRFPAALPQIFVGLKVAMPLAAIGAVIGEFQAGEGGLGYQILQFNGIGDYSTSWASIVLIAAMSILLYFALVLAERLALPWVRATTSSR